Proteins from one Cryptomeria japonica chromosome 4, Sugi_1.0, whole genome shotgun sequence genomic window:
- the LOC131875438 gene encoding LRR receptor-like serine/threonine-protein kinase EFR isoform X1: MASRLFNKFLESLRTTQSSIHVKMKMKMALSLVCPLLLLFLSALPCYISLLHSPSYYSDQQALLSFKHSLSLDPNNSLSDWSPHHYLCNWTAVACSSRHQRVVSLNLTGNDMTPHIADFGITKLLFENSMNSLTSTTSLKGSIGYFAPEYGLGGSISTKGDVYSYGILLLELLTRRRPTDTMFVEGINLPKWASIDFPNKIEEVVDNQLLRDVNESNKAMVLTYLSQFMQVGLVCTRELPQQRPNMMEIVERLEKITSAFLGTPRDFHLPINILPLLESTNEPRNCNSRSPENWSTSTS; this comes from the exons ATGGCTTCGCGGCTATTTAATAAGTTTCTGGAGAGCCTGCGAACAACACAGAGTTCAATACACgtgaaaatgaagatgaagatggcttTAAGTTTAGTATGTCCCCTCCTACTTTTGTTTCTCTCTGCACTGCCTTGTTATATTTCTTTGCTGCATTCTCCTTCTTATTACTCAGATCAACAAGCTCTTCTCTCTTTTAAACATTCACTTTCTCTCGACCCCAACAATTCTTTGTCCGATTGGTCTCCCCATCATTACCTCTGCAACTGGACTGCTGTGGCCTGCTCTTCTCGTCATCAGCGTGTGGTTTCCTTGAATCTCACAG GGAATGATATGACTCCACATATAGCAGACTTTGGCATTACAAAACTCTTATTTGAGAATTCAATGAATTCATTGACTTCTACAACTTCACTAAAGGGATCTATTGGCTACTTTGCACCAG AGTATGGACTTGGTGGGAGTATTTCAACAAAAGGAGATGTCTACAGCTATGGAATTCTGCTTTTAGAATTGTTGACAAGGAGGAGACCAACAGATACCATGTTTGTAGAAGGTATTAATCTACCAAAATGGGCAAGTATAGATTTTCCAAATAAAATTGAAGAAGTGGTGGACAACCAACTGCTTAGAGATGTTAATGAGTCAAATAAAGCAATGGTGTTAACATACCTTAGTCAATTTATGCAAGTAGGATTGGTTTGCACAAGGGAGCTACCGCAACAACGTCCAAATATGATGGAGATAGTTGAAAGACTAGAAAAAATAACAAGTGCATTTCTCGGTACTCCAAGAGATTTTCATTTGCCAATAAATATCTTACCTTTGCTTGAGAGTACAAATGAACCAAGAAATTGTAATTCAAGGAGCCCTGAAAATTGGTCTACATCTACATCTTAG
- the LOC131875438 gene encoding LRR receptor-like serine/threonine-protein kinase EFR isoform X2 — MASRLFNKFLESLRTTQSSIHVKMKMKMALSLVCPLLLLFLSALPCYISLLHSPSYYSDQQALLSFKHSLSLDPNNSLSDWSPHHYLCNWTAVACSSRHQRVVSLNLTEYGLGGSISTKGDVYSYGILLLELLTRRRPTDTMFVEGINLPKWASIDFPNKIEEVVDNQLLRDVNESNKAMVLTYLSQFMQVGLVCTRELPQQRPNMMEIVERLEKITSAFLGTPRDFHLPINILPLLESTNEPRNCNSRSPENWSTSTS; from the exons ATGGCTTCGCGGCTATTTAATAAGTTTCTGGAGAGCCTGCGAACAACACAGAGTTCAATACACgtgaaaatgaagatgaagatggcttTAAGTTTAGTATGTCCCCTCCTACTTTTGTTTCTCTCTGCACTGCCTTGTTATATTTCTTTGCTGCATTCTCCTTCTTATTACTCAGATCAACAAGCTCTTCTCTCTTTTAAACATTCACTTTCTCTCGACCCCAACAATTCTTTGTCCGATTGGTCTCCCCATCATTACCTCTGCAACTGGACTGCTGTGGCCTGCTCTTCTCGTCATCAGCGTGTGGTTTCCTTGAATCTCACAG AGTATGGACTTGGTGGGAGTATTTCAACAAAAGGAGATGTCTACAGCTATGGAATTCTGCTTTTAGAATTGTTGACAAGGAGGAGACCAACAGATACCATGTTTGTAGAAGGTATTAATCTACCAAAATGGGCAAGTATAGATTTTCCAAATAAAATTGAAGAAGTGGTGGACAACCAACTGCTTAGAGATGTTAATGAGTCAAATAAAGCAATGGTGTTAACATACCTTAGTCAATTTATGCAAGTAGGATTGGTTTGCACAAGGGAGCTACCGCAACAACGTCCAAATATGATGGAGATAGTTGAAAGACTAGAAAAAATAACAAGTGCATTTCTCGGTACTCCAAGAGATTTTCATTTGCCAATAAATATCTTACCTTTGCTTGAGAGTACAAATGAACCAAGAAATTGTAATTCAAGGAGCCCTGAAAATTGGTCTACATCTACATCTTAG